The Manis javanica isolate MJ-LG chromosome 4, MJ_LKY, whole genome shotgun sequence genome contains a region encoding:
- the UQCRH gene encoding cytochrome b-c1 complex subunit 6, mitochondrial isoform X1: MGLEDERRVLTGSGDPKEEEEEEELVIGVRLSVHTGNLGRQECETFSYYLASELNGRPHSAISGGSVALPAGLLHGSPNSSERALRAGGEMCKGSGAAGAL, from the exons ATGGGGCTGGAGGACGAGCGAAGGGTGCTTACTGGGTCCGGAGACCCCAAG gaggaagaggaggaggaggaattagtG ATAGGAGTGAGGCTTTCAGTGCATACTGGCAACCTTGGAAGGCAGGAATGTGAAACTTTTTCCTACTACTTAGCATCAGAATTGAATGGGAGACCCCATTCAGCCATTTCTGGCGGCAGTGTGGCTCTGCCAGCTGGCCTTCTGCACG GATCCCCTAACAGCAGTGAGAGAGCATTGCGAGCAGGTGGAGAAATGTGTAAAGGCTCGGGAGCGGCTGGAGCTCTGTGA
- the UQCRH gene encoding cytochrome b-c1 complex subunit 6, mitochondrial isoform X2, with product MGLEDERRVLTGSGDPKEEEEEEELVDPLTAVREHCEQVEKCVKARERLELCDERVSSRSQTEEDCTEELFDFLHARDHCVAHKLFNSLK from the exons ATGGGGCTGGAGGACGAGCGAAGGGTGCTTACTGGGTCCGGAGACCCCAAG gaggaagaggaggaggaggaattagtG GATCCCCTAACAGCAGTGAGAGAGCATTGCGAGCAGGTGGAGAAATGTGTAAAGGCTCGGGAGCGGCTGGAGCTCTGTGATGAGCGTGTATCCTCTAGGTCACAGACAGAAGAGGATTGCACAGAGGAGCTCTTTGACTTCTTGCATGCAAGGGACCACTGC GTAGCCCACAAACTCTTTAACAGCTTGAAATAA
- the UQCRH gene encoding cytochrome b-c1 complex subunit 6, mitochondrial isoform X3, giving the protein MGDPIQPFLAAVWLCQLAFCTDPLTAVREHCEQVEKCVKARERLELCDERVSSRSQTEEDCTEELFDFLHARDHCVAHKLFNSLK; this is encoded by the exons ATGGGAGACCCCATTCAGCCATTTCTGGCGGCAGTGTGGCTCTGCCAGCTGGCCTTCTGCACG GATCCCCTAACAGCAGTGAGAGAGCATTGCGAGCAGGTGGAGAAATGTGTAAAGGCTCGGGAGCGGCTGGAGCTCTGTGATGAGCGTGTATCCTCTAGGTCACAGACAGAAGAGGATTGCACAGAGGAGCTCTTTGACTTCTTGCATGCAAGGGACCACTGC GTAGCCCACAAACTCTTTAACAGCTTGAAATAA